The following proteins are encoded in a genomic region of Haloarcula marina:
- a CDS encoding dolichol kinase — MADEVARRLVHVSGATVPLAHLLAPDIVSWRVVQAFLAVCLFIVVVLEYIRLSVGLDWAIYERLTREYEQDNPAGYALYIVGMALVAGAVGLDGVTTAIAVPAMLMLAIGDPISGLLGSADASNVKQAWVLLVMFGVCTLLAAPFVPPLAAVLGGIGATFADGVKPRLAGYVVDDNFSIPVLAAAAMWMGLLLPTLLV; from the coding sequence ATGGCCGACGAGGTGGCGCGACGGCTCGTACACGTCTCCGGCGCGACGGTTCCCCTCGCGCACTTGCTCGCCCCCGACATCGTGAGTTGGCGTGTCGTGCAGGCGTTTCTGGCGGTCTGTCTCTTCATCGTCGTCGTACTGGAGTACATCCGCCTGTCGGTGGGCCTGGACTGGGCCATCTACGAGAGACTCACCCGCGAGTACGAACAGGACAACCCCGCGGGCTACGCCCTCTATATCGTCGGGATGGCGCTCGTGGCCGGGGCCGTCGGCCTCGACGGGGTAACCACCGCTATCGCCGTCCCCGCCATGCTGATGCTGGCTATCGGCGACCCCATCAGCGGCTTGCTCGGGTCCGCGGACGCGAGCAACGTCAAGCAGGCGTGGGTGTTGCTGGTGATGTTCGGCGTCTGCACCCTGCTCGCGGCCCCGTTCGTCCCCCCGCTGGCGGCGGTGCTCGGCGGTATCGGCGCGACGTTCGCCGACGGTGTCAAGCCGAGGCTCGCGGGCTACGTCGTCGACGACAACTTCTCGATTCCGGTCCTCGCCGCCGCCGCGATGTGGATGGGCCTCCTCCTGCCGACGCTCCTCGTCTAA